In Nicotiana tabacum cultivar K326 chromosome 21, ASM71507v2, whole genome shotgun sequence, one DNA window encodes the following:
- the LOC142175249 gene encoding uncharacterized protein LOC142175249 — translation MERDNIRYVQKCHQCQIHGDFIRVPLNELKVMGLPWSFATWGMDVIGPIELATSNRHHFILVAINYYTKWVETSTYKAVTKKVVAHFVRNNIVYRFGIPESIITHNDVNLNSDLMREICYRTTMRTSSGETPYMLVYGTEAVIPEEAEIPSLRVIQQAKLDNAEWI, via the exons atggaaagagACAATATCCGCTATGTgcagaagtgtcaccagtgccagatTCATGGAGATTTCATCCGGGTTCCACTAAATGAGTTAAAGGTAATGGGTTTACCTTGGTCATTCGCCACCTGGGGCATGGACGTAATTGGACCTATAGAGCTTGCAACATCAAACAGACATCACTTCATTTTGGTAGCTATCAACTATTACACCAAATGGGTCGAGACATCTACTTACAAGGCCGTCACAAAGAAGGTAGTGGCACATTTTGTCCGAAACAACATCGTCTATAGATTTGGGATACCAGAGTCTATCATCACTCACAATGATGTTAACCTCAATAGCGACCTCATGAGAGAAATCT GTTATCGGACTACCATGAGAACATCCAGTGGGGAAACACCGTACatgttggtatacggcactgaagcGGTGATACCCGAAGAGGCCGAGATACCGTCTTTAAGAGTCATTCAACAAGCAAAACTGGACAATGCAGAATGGATATAG